In Populus trichocarpa isolate Nisqually-1 chromosome 16, P.trichocarpa_v4.1, whole genome shotgun sequence, a genomic segment contains:
- the LOC18106016 gene encoding uncharacterized protein LOC18106016, whose amino-acid sequence MEALLYQFTLLSNQACQDKNYDPSSTDDLMKLFEIEAYKSWVAMELEQEMEVKEAEVAVQQAEDYLDSDMESAMDEFRRFEVEMERMAMSELESLERTAESARKMGNLLEKAATFASKKYMEAALNSATASMKTAWKGLSSKKVHPS is encoded by the coding sequence ATGGAAGCTCTTCTCTACCAATTCACCTTGCTCTCCAACCAAGCTTGCCAAGACAAAAACTACGATCCCTCCTCCACTGATGACCTAATGAAACTCTTTGAGATAGAGGCGTACAAGTCATGGGTAGCAATGGAACTCGAACAAGAAATGGAAGTCAAAGAAGCTGAAGTAGCTGTGCAACAAGCTGAGGATTATCTTGATTCAGACATGGAAAGTGCCATGGATGAATTTAGGAGGTTTGAAGTGGAAATGGAACGCATGGCGATGAGTGAACTGGAAAGTTTAGAAAGAACTGCTGAGAGTGCTAGGAAAATGGGAAACCTTTTGGAGAAAGCTGCTACTTTTGCTTCTAAGAAGTATATGGAGGCTGCACTTAATTCTGCCACTGCTTCCATGAAAACAGCTTGGAAGGGACTTTCCTCTAAAAAGGTTCATCCTTCATGA
- the LOC18106017 gene encoding glycine-rich cell wall structural protein, producing the protein MKFNKETKMLAIVTIIALLITSASAKRGGGGSIGGGSRGGSSAGGGTRARGGSPGLQSGGVLSGGRGTTIPVGAGGVVPIVRGGTHAGGRSGSASLARDAAPMFLNALVVSASKGSKILLLLVVIIGLMVTSAVAKGGRGFGGGGTLGGSRAAGTGGVIGGARATTGGKTSASVTWGPTSTFWLLLMNFIFLMV; encoded by the exons ATGAAGTTCAATAAAGAGACCAAGATGCTTGCCATTGTGACAATCATTGCGCTACTGATAACATCAGCATCAGCTAAAAGGGGCGGAGGTGGTAGCATTGGTGGTGGAAGTAGAGGTGGCAGCTCAGCAGGAGGTGGCACCCGAGCAAGAGGAGGTAGCCCTGGATTACAAAGCGGAGGGGTCCTCTCTGGAGGGAGGGGTACAACTATCCCTGTTGGAGCTGGTGGTGTTGTGCCAATAGTAAGGGGTGGTACCCATGCCGGAGGACGTTCTGGTTCTGCCTCTCTTGCAAGGGATGCTGCCCCCATGTTTTTGAATGCTCTT GTGGTTTCAGCAAGCAAAGGGAGCAAGATACTTCTTCTTCTAGTGGTGATCATTGGTTTGATGGTAACATCAGCTGTTGCCAAAGGCGGTAGAGGTTTTGGAGGCGGTGGTACCTTGGGAGGCAGCAGAGCTGCTGGTACCGGTGGAGTTATTGGTGGGGCTAGAGCCACTACTGGTGGCAAAACCTCAGCTTCTGTGACATGGGGTCCCACTTCCACTTTTTGGCTACTTCTCATGAATTTCATATTCTTAATGGTTTAA
- the LOC18106011 gene encoding protein phosphatase 1 regulatory inhibitor subunit PPP1R8 homolog: MYGRAGLERFKKAQSTEPFSVPVNSAPKTTTQPAVKTVSQPSVQYSQSKTQSQFRDQPYVAQKPAAPEAGPLLGHTQPVTQVGGGQSTWQPPDWAIEPRPGVYYLEVLKDGEVLDRISLDRRRHIFGRQIHTCDFVLDHQSVSRQHAAVIPHKNGSIFVIDLGSAHGTFVANERLTKDTPVELEAGQSLRFAASTRTYILRKNDAALFPRPPPPSEINLPPPPDPSDEEAVVAYNTFLNRYGLTKPDQPTKSSESSGSLSRRHDDQQLGRAAKRIKKTRVAFRDQVGGELVQVVGFSDGADVETEPGPIGVKEGSLVGKYESLVQVTVIPKGKEQFSAKEHNASQKGVTSRLQEVLNKVKTTTKSGMYDDLYGESFAGKVGSSWAYSSDSSVGNLASPTKDGQGNAIGSLSGKPENNPSAYDDNDDDDLFGD; this comes from the exons ATGTATGGTAGAGCAGGTCTTGAGCGTTTTAAAAAAGCTCAATCTACTGAACCCTTCTCAGTCCCTGTCAATTCTGCTCCCAAGACCACTACCCAACCTGCTGTTAAAACTGTTTCGCAACCCTCAGTTCAGTATTCACAATCTAAGACACAATCCCAGTTCCGAGACCAACCTTATGTTGCTCAAAAACCTGCTGCGCCGGAGGCCGGACCATTGCTAGGGCATACACAGCCGGTGACGCAGGTTGGAGGAGGGCAGTCAACTTGGCAGCCACCAGACTGGGCGATTGAGCCTCGTCCTGGAGTTTATTATCTTGAGGTTTTGAAGGACGGAGAGGTTCTTGATCGCATTAGTTTGGATAGGCGGAGGCATATCTTTGGGAGGCAAATCCACACTTGTGATTTTGTGCTTGATCATCAGTCCGTTTCACGCCAACATGCTGCTGTCATTCCTCACAAGAATGGAAG catttttgtaattgatttggGGTCTGCACATGGTACTTTTGTGGCTAATGAACGTTTGACTAAAGATACCCCTGTTGAACTGGAAGCGGGGCAGTCTTTGCGGTTTGCTGCATCAACACGAACTTATATCTTGAGAAAGAATGATGCAGCTCTTTTTCCTCGTCCTCCACCTCCCTCAGAAATTAACCTACCACCCCCTCCTGATCCATCTGATGAAGAAGCTGTTGTAGCATATAATACTTTTCTGAATCGTTATGGTCTAACTAAGCCTGATCAACCAACTAAATCGAGTGAATCAAGTGGCTCATTAAGCAGAAGACATGATGACCAGCAGTTGGGGAGAGCTGctaagagaataaaaaagacaagGGTTGCTTTCAGGGATCAAGTTGGGGGTGAGCTGGTTCAAGTTGTTGGTTTTTCAGATGGTGCAGATGTAGAAACAGAGCCTGGTCCAATAGGTGTAAAAGAAGGAAGCCTTGTTGGAAAATACGAGTCTCTTGTACAGGTTACAGTAATACCCAAAGGTAAGGAACAATTCTCAGCAAAGGAACATAATGCTTCCCAAAAAGGAGTGACTAGTAGATTACAAGAAGTCTTGAATAAGGTCAAAACTACTACAAAAAGTGGGATGTATGATGATCTTTATGGAGAATCATTTGCTGGAAAAGTGGGCTCTTCCTGGGCATATTCTTCTGATAGTTCTGTTGGTAATCTAGCTTCTCCAACAAAAGATGGCCAGGGGAATGCTATTGGTTCTTTGAGTGGAAAACCTGAAAATAACCCGAGCGCTTATGATGAcaacgatgatgatgatttatttGGTGACTAG
- the LOC18106015 gene encoding phosphoglycolate phosphatase 2, with translation MNTAKRAAQLLSTQNIRSLFDSVEAFLFDCDGVIWKGDKLIDGVSQTLDWLRSKGKKLVFVTNNSLKSRIQYAKKFHSLGISVAEDEIFSSSFAAAMYLKVNNFPQEKKVYVIGGEGILEELQLAGYTGLGGPEDGEKRVELKPNSLFEHDKSVGAVVVGIDPRINYYKLQYGTLCIRENPGCLFIATNRDAVGHMTDLQEWPGAGSMVAAMCGSTEREPIVVGKPSTFMMDFLLQKFHINTSKMCMVGDRLDTDILFGQNAGCKTLLVLSGVTTQTTLRDPSNSVQPDYYTSQVSDLLHLLGP, from the exons ATGAACACTGCAAAAAGAGCTGCTCAGCTTCTCTCAACTCAGAACATCAGGTCCCTCTTTGACTCTGTTGAAGCCTTTCTCTTTGACTGTGATG GTGTTATTTGGAAAGGTGATAAACTCATTGATGGGGTCTCTCAAACATTGGACTGGCTTCGTTCTAAGGGAAAGAAACTTGTTTTTGTGACCAACAATTCATTAAAATCAAGAATCCAATATGCCAAGAAGTTCCATTCACTTGGAATCTCTGTTGCTGAG GATGAGATATTCTCCTCCTCTTTCGCGGCGGCGATGTACTTAAAAGTCAATAACTTTCCTCAGGAAAAGAAG GTTTATGTGATAGGCGGGGAAGGTATATTGGAAGAGCTACAGCTCGCGGGATATACAGGTCTTGGTGGCCCT GAAGATGGTGAAAAACGAGTAGAGCTGAAACCAAATTCCCTCTTTGAACATGATAAGAGT GTTGGAGCGGTTGTGGTTGGAATAGACCCACGCATCAACTATTACAAGCTTCA GTATGGAACCTTATGCATACGTGAGAATCCTGGTTGCCTTTTTATTGCTACGAATCGTGATGCGGTGGGACATATGACTGATTTACAGGAGTGGCCTG GTGCGGGCAGTATGGTTGCTGCCATGTGCGGTTCAACAGAAAGAGAGCCTATTGTAGTTGGAAAACCATCAACATTTATGATGGACTTCTTATTACAAAA GTTTCACATCAATACCTCCAAAATGTGTATGGTGGGTGATAGATTAGATACTGATATATTATTTGGACAAAATGCTGGCTGCAAAACTCTCCTAGTTCTTTCAG GCGTAACAACTCAAACCACTCTTCGAGATCCATCAAACAGTGTCCAGCCAGATTATTATACAAGCCAGGTGTCTGACTTGCTTCACTTGCTGGGACCATAA
- the LOC18106012 gene encoding C2 and GRAM domain-containing protein At1g03370 isoform X1, with translation MGGLRLFVRVIEARNLPPTDPNGLSDPYAKLRLGKQKCKTKVVKKNLNPSWEEEFSFKVEDLNEDLVVCVLDEDKFFNDDFVGLIKVPVSRVFDAEDKSLGTAWYSLQPKNKKSKIKECGEILLSICVSQSFPDLNCNGSRKNVDIMQSPSRSFNGMTNSSSARSEETASSKEDKFFAQKNLAGRIAQIFNKNSDAISATTSRSTEISEQSETDGSEVCDEKAEDQSSSDNFEELMKEMKSRDVGSEVPKNLPGGVLVDQSYLIATPDLNSLLFSPDSSFARSLSDFLGNSEQQFGPWKFENGSGSLKRVITYVRAPSKLVGAVKASEDQIYVKVDGKTFAILNCVSTPDVMYGSTFKVELLYCITPGPELPSGEETSHLVISWRMNFLQSTMFKSMIENGARAGLKDSFEQFSTFLSQTVKPVDLKDMGSSKEQVLASLKAEPQSDRKLAVQYFANFTVVSAFFMGLYVFVHIWLAAPSAIQGLEFLGLDLPDSIGEVLVCSVLALQCERVLGLLSRFMQARAQKGTDHGVKAQGDGWLLTVALIEGSHLPTVDSSGFCDPYVVFTCNGKTKTSSIKFQKSDPLWNEIFEFDAMDDPPSVLDVDVYDFDGPFDEAMSLGHTEINFVKSNLSDLADVWVPLQGKLAQACQSKLHLRIFLNNTRGSNVVKEYLSKMEKEVGKKINVRSPQTNSAFQKVFGLPPEEFLINDFTCHLKRKMPLQGRLFLSARIIGFYANLFRQKTKFFFLWEDIEDIQIYTPTLSSMGSPVIVITLRQGKGMDARHGAKNIDDEGRLKFHFQSFVSFNVAHRTIMALWKARSLSLEQKVQIVEEDSETKILQTEESGSFLGLEDVSMSEVYAASFSVPTNFVMEMFGGGELDRKVMEKAGCLSYSYTPWESVKTDVHERQIYYRFDKRISRFGGEVTSTQQKYPLSDRKGWLVEEVMTLHGVPLGDYFNLHLRYQVEDFPSRLKGCHVRVSIGIQWLKSTRHQKRISKNILSNLQDRLKVIFSLVEKEFVNR, from the exons ATGGGAGGATTGAGGCTTTTTGTTCGTGTGATAGAGGCAAGGAATTTGCCACCAACGGATCCAAATGGGCTAAGTGATCCATATGCCAAGTTGCGGTTAGGGAAGCAGAAGTGTAAGACCAAAGTGGTGAAGAAGAACTTGAACCCAAGTTGGGAAGAGGAGTTCAGTTTTAAAGTGGAGGACTTGAATGAGGATCTTGTAGTGTGTGTATTAGATGAAGACAAGTTCTTTAATGACGATTTTGTTGGGCTGATTAAGGTTCCTGTATCGCGAGTTTTTGATGCGGAAGATAAGTCTCTTGGCACTGCTTGGTACTCACTGCAACCCAAAAACAAGAAGTCTAAGATCAAGGAATGTg GTGAAATTCTTTTAAGTATATGTGTTTCTCAATCTTTTCCTGACTTGAACTGCAATGGTTCGAGGAAGAATGTGGACATAATGCAATCTCCATCTAGGTCATTTAATGGGATGACCAACTCTTCTTCAGCTAGATCAGAAGAAACTGCTTCCTCTAAAGAAGACAAGTTTTTTGCACAGAAAAATTTAGCTGGCAGAATTGCtcaaatatttaacaaaaattcaGATGCGATTTCAGCCACTACAAGTAGAAGCACTGAAATTTCAGAGCAATCAGAAACCGATGGATCTGAGGTTTGTGATGAGAAGGCTGAGGATCAGTCCTCTTCTGACAACTTTGAAGAACTTATGAAAGAGATGAAATCTAGAGATGTAGGAAGTGAAGTTCCAAAGAACCTACCAGGAGGAGTCCTTGTAGATCAATCGTACTTGATTGCAACCCCAGATTTAAACTCTCTTTTGTTTTCACCTGATTCGAGTTTTGCCAGATCATTGTCAGACTTCCTGGGAAATTCAGAACagcaatttggtccttggaaaTTTGAGAATGGTAGTGGGAGCTTGAAAAGAGTAATTACTTATGTTAGGGCACCATCCAAGTTAGTTGGTGCTGTGAAAGCTAGTGAGGACCAGATTTATGTGAAAGTAGATGGGAAGACATTTGCTATTTTGAATTGTGTGAGCACTCCGGATGTTATGTATGGGAGCACCTTTAAAGTCGAATTGCTTTACTGCATTACACCTGGTCCTGAGTTGCCATCAGGAGAGGAAACTTCACATTTGGTTATATCCTGGCGCATGAATTTTTTACAGAGTACCATGTTTAAAAGCATGATAGAAAATGGAGCCCGTGCAGGTCTAAAGGACAGCTTTGAGCAATTTTCAACGTTTTTATCTCAAACTGTTAAGCCAGTTGATTTGAAGGACATGGGATCTAGCAAGGAACAGGTTCTGGCTTCATTGAAGGCAGAACCCCAATCAGACAGGAAGCTGGCTGTACAGTATTTTGCTAACTTTACTGTAGTTTCTGCGTTTTTTATGGGACTGTATGTGTTTGTGCACATCTGGCTAGCTGCACCAAGTGCAATTCAAGGGCTCGAGTTTCTCGGGCTTGACTTGCCAGATTCAATTGGTGAAGTCCTTGTATGTAGTGTCCTGGCTCTTCAGTGTGAAAGGGTGTTAGGGTTACTTTCACGCTTCATGCAGGCTAGAGCTCAAAAGG GCACTGATCATGGAGTCAAAGCACAAGGAGATGGCTGGCTGCTTACAGTTGCCTTGATCGAGGGAAGTCATTTGCCTACTGTTGATTCAAGCGGCTTCTGTGACCCATACGTGGTATTCACCTGCAATGGGAAAACTAAAACAAGCTCTATCAAGTTTCAGAAATCTGATCCTCTGTGGAATG AGATATTCGAATTTGATGCCATGGATGACCCTCCTTCTGTGCTGGATGTGGatgtttatgattttgatggACCTTTTGATGAAGCCATGTCCTTGGGACATACAGagattaattttgtaaaatctaATTTATCAGATTTAGCTGATGTGTGGGTTCCTCTTCAAGGAAAGTTAGCACAAGCATGTCAATCTAAGCTGCACTTACGGATTTTCTTGAACAATACAAGAGGTAGCAATGTTGTTAAAGAGTACTTAAGTAAGATGGAGAAAGAGGTGGGGAAGAAG ATAAATGTGCGTTCTCCTCAAACAAATTCAGCCTTCCAAAAGGTTTTTGGGCTTCCACCAGAGGAATTCCTAATCAATGACTTCACCTGTCACTTGAAACGAAAGATGCCATTACAG GGTCGGCTGTTTCTGTCAGCAAGAATAATTGGATTCTATGCAAATTTATTTCGGCAAAAgactaaatttttctttctttgggaGGACATAGAGGACATTCAAATTTATACTCCTACTCTATCATCAATGGGTAGTCCAGTTATTGTTATAACTCTCCGACAAGGCAAGGGTATGGACGCCAGGCATGGAGCAaagaatattgatgatgaagggAGGCTGAAGTTCCATTTCCAATCTTTTGTATCTTTTAATGTAGCACATAG GACAATCATGGCTTTGTGGAAGGCCAGATCATTGAGTCTTGAACAGAAGGTGCAAATAGTTGAAGAAGATTCAGAAACCAAAATCCTTCAAACGGAGGAGAGTGGGTCTTTCTTGGGTCTTGAGGATGTCAGCATGTCTGAGGTTTATGCTGCTTCATTTTCTGTCCCT ACCAATTTCGTAATGGAGATGTTTGGTGGGGGTGAATTGGATCGTAAAGTAATGGAGAAAGCTGGTTGTCTTAGCTATTCTTACACCCCATGGGAATCGGTGAAGACTGATGTACATGAGAGGCAAATATACTACAGATTTGATAAGCGTATATCTCGTTTTGGAGGAGAGGTCACAAGTACACAGCAGAAATACCCCCTCTCTGATAGGAAAGGTTGGCTTGTCGAAGAGGTTATGACTCTTCATGGAGTTCCACTGGGTGACTATTTTAAT cttCACCTGAGATATCAAGTTGAGGATTTTCCTTCAAGACTGAAAGGCTGTCATGTGCGTGTATCCATTGGAATTCAATGGCTGAAAAGCACCCGGCATCAAAAAAGGATTTCAAAGAACATTCTCTCAAATCTGCAAGATCGCCTGAAGGTGATATTTAGTCTAGTCGAGAAGGAGTTTGTGAATAGATAA
- the LOC18106012 gene encoding C2 and GRAM domain-containing protein At1g03370 isoform X2, giving the protein MGGLRLFVRVIEARNLPPTDPNGLSDPYAKLRLGKQKCKTKVVKKNLNPSWEEEFSFKVEDLNEDLVVCVLDEDKFFNDDFVGLIKVPVSRVFDAEDKSLGTAWYSLQPKNKKSKIKECGEILLSICVSQSFPDLNCNGSRKNVDIMQSPSRSFNGMTNSSSARSEETASSKEDKFFAQKNLAGRIAQIFNKNSDAISATTSRSTEISEQSETDGSEVCDEKAEDQSSSDNFEELMKEMKSRDVGSEVPKNLPGGVLVDQSYLIATPDLNSLLFSPDSSFARSLSDFLGNSEQQFGPWKFENGSGSLKRVITYVRAPSKLVGAVKASEDQIYVKVDGKTFAILNCVSTPDVMYGSTFKVELLYCITPGPELPSGEETSHLVISWRMNFLQSTMFKSMIENGARAGLKDSFEQFSTFLSQTVKPVDLKDMGSSKEQVLASLKAEPQSDRKLAVQYFANFTVVSAFFMGLYVFVHIWLAAPSAIQGLEFLGLDLPDSIGEVLVCSVLALQCERVLGLLSRFMQARAQKGTDHGVKAQGDGWLLTVALIEGSHLPTVDSSGFCDPYVVFTCNGKTKTSSIKFQKSDPLWNEIFEFDAMDDPPSVLDVDVYDFDGPFDEAMSLGHTEINFVKSNLSDLADVWVPLQGKLAQACQSKLHLRIFLNNTRGSNVVKEYLSKMEKEVGKKINVRSPQTNSAFQKVFGLPPEEFLINDFTCHLKRKMPLQGRLFLSARIIGFYANLFRQKTKFFFLWEDIEDIQIYTPTLSSMGSPVIVITLRQGKGMDARHGAKNIDDEGRLKFHFQSFVSFNVAHRTIMALWKARSLSLEQKVQIVEEDSETKILQTEESGSFLGLEDVSMSEVYAASFSVPVSSLSPYCTGFRAYICTCHDHSYQFRNGDVWWG; this is encoded by the exons ATGGGAGGATTGAGGCTTTTTGTTCGTGTGATAGAGGCAAGGAATTTGCCACCAACGGATCCAAATGGGCTAAGTGATCCATATGCCAAGTTGCGGTTAGGGAAGCAGAAGTGTAAGACCAAAGTGGTGAAGAAGAACTTGAACCCAAGTTGGGAAGAGGAGTTCAGTTTTAAAGTGGAGGACTTGAATGAGGATCTTGTAGTGTGTGTATTAGATGAAGACAAGTTCTTTAATGACGATTTTGTTGGGCTGATTAAGGTTCCTGTATCGCGAGTTTTTGATGCGGAAGATAAGTCTCTTGGCACTGCTTGGTACTCACTGCAACCCAAAAACAAGAAGTCTAAGATCAAGGAATGTg GTGAAATTCTTTTAAGTATATGTGTTTCTCAATCTTTTCCTGACTTGAACTGCAATGGTTCGAGGAAGAATGTGGACATAATGCAATCTCCATCTAGGTCATTTAATGGGATGACCAACTCTTCTTCAGCTAGATCAGAAGAAACTGCTTCCTCTAAAGAAGACAAGTTTTTTGCACAGAAAAATTTAGCTGGCAGAATTGCtcaaatatttaacaaaaattcaGATGCGATTTCAGCCACTACAAGTAGAAGCACTGAAATTTCAGAGCAATCAGAAACCGATGGATCTGAGGTTTGTGATGAGAAGGCTGAGGATCAGTCCTCTTCTGACAACTTTGAAGAACTTATGAAAGAGATGAAATCTAGAGATGTAGGAAGTGAAGTTCCAAAGAACCTACCAGGAGGAGTCCTTGTAGATCAATCGTACTTGATTGCAACCCCAGATTTAAACTCTCTTTTGTTTTCACCTGATTCGAGTTTTGCCAGATCATTGTCAGACTTCCTGGGAAATTCAGAACagcaatttggtccttggaaaTTTGAGAATGGTAGTGGGAGCTTGAAAAGAGTAATTACTTATGTTAGGGCACCATCCAAGTTAGTTGGTGCTGTGAAAGCTAGTGAGGACCAGATTTATGTGAAAGTAGATGGGAAGACATTTGCTATTTTGAATTGTGTGAGCACTCCGGATGTTATGTATGGGAGCACCTTTAAAGTCGAATTGCTTTACTGCATTACACCTGGTCCTGAGTTGCCATCAGGAGAGGAAACTTCACATTTGGTTATATCCTGGCGCATGAATTTTTTACAGAGTACCATGTTTAAAAGCATGATAGAAAATGGAGCCCGTGCAGGTCTAAAGGACAGCTTTGAGCAATTTTCAACGTTTTTATCTCAAACTGTTAAGCCAGTTGATTTGAAGGACATGGGATCTAGCAAGGAACAGGTTCTGGCTTCATTGAAGGCAGAACCCCAATCAGACAGGAAGCTGGCTGTACAGTATTTTGCTAACTTTACTGTAGTTTCTGCGTTTTTTATGGGACTGTATGTGTTTGTGCACATCTGGCTAGCTGCACCAAGTGCAATTCAAGGGCTCGAGTTTCTCGGGCTTGACTTGCCAGATTCAATTGGTGAAGTCCTTGTATGTAGTGTCCTGGCTCTTCAGTGTGAAAGGGTGTTAGGGTTACTTTCACGCTTCATGCAGGCTAGAGCTCAAAAGG GCACTGATCATGGAGTCAAAGCACAAGGAGATGGCTGGCTGCTTACAGTTGCCTTGATCGAGGGAAGTCATTTGCCTACTGTTGATTCAAGCGGCTTCTGTGACCCATACGTGGTATTCACCTGCAATGGGAAAACTAAAACAAGCTCTATCAAGTTTCAGAAATCTGATCCTCTGTGGAATG AGATATTCGAATTTGATGCCATGGATGACCCTCCTTCTGTGCTGGATGTGGatgtttatgattttgatggACCTTTTGATGAAGCCATGTCCTTGGGACATACAGagattaattttgtaaaatctaATTTATCAGATTTAGCTGATGTGTGGGTTCCTCTTCAAGGAAAGTTAGCACAAGCATGTCAATCTAAGCTGCACTTACGGATTTTCTTGAACAATACAAGAGGTAGCAATGTTGTTAAAGAGTACTTAAGTAAGATGGAGAAAGAGGTGGGGAAGAAG ATAAATGTGCGTTCTCCTCAAACAAATTCAGCCTTCCAAAAGGTTTTTGGGCTTCCACCAGAGGAATTCCTAATCAATGACTTCACCTGTCACTTGAAACGAAAGATGCCATTACAG GGTCGGCTGTTTCTGTCAGCAAGAATAATTGGATTCTATGCAAATTTATTTCGGCAAAAgactaaatttttctttctttgggaGGACATAGAGGACATTCAAATTTATACTCCTACTCTATCATCAATGGGTAGTCCAGTTATTGTTATAACTCTCCGACAAGGCAAGGGTATGGACGCCAGGCATGGAGCAaagaatattgatgatgaagggAGGCTGAAGTTCCATTTCCAATCTTTTGTATCTTTTAATGTAGCACATAG GACAATCATGGCTTTGTGGAAGGCCAGATCATTGAGTCTTGAACAGAAGGTGCAAATAGTTGAAGAAGATTCAGAAACCAAAATCCTTCAAACGGAGGAGAGTGGGTCTTTCTTGGGTCTTGAGGATGTCAGCATGTCTGAGGTTTATGCTGCTTCATTTTCTGTCCCTGTAAGCTCACTCTCTCCCTATTGTACGGGCTTTCGTGCATATATTTGTACATGCCATGATCATTCCT ACCAATTTCGTAATGGAGATGTTTGGTGGGGGTGA
- the LOC18106014 gene encoding farnesyl pyrophosphate synthase 1, translated as MAGENLDNHVDVKNILVEMGTYFQVQDDCLDCFGDPEIIGKIRTDIEDFKCSWLVVKGMEICNEEQKKLLHENYGKPDPANEAQGKALYNDLNLQGVFADYESKTYEKLITSIEDHPSKAVLKSFLAKIYQRQK; from the exons ATGGCGGGTGAGAATCTAGACAACCATGTTGATGTAAAGAACATTCTTGTTGAGATGGGAACCTACTTCCAAGTACAG GATGATTGCTTGGATTGCTTTGGTGATCCAGAGATAATTGGTAAG ATACGAACAGATATTGAAGATTTTAAGTGCTCTTGGTTGGTTGTGAAGGGTATGGAGATATGCAATGAAGAGCAAAAGAAACTGTTACAT GAAAACTATGGGAAACCTGACCCAGCAAATGAAGCACAAGGGAAGGCCCTCTATAATGATCTGAACCTTCAG GGTGTATTTGCGGATTACGAGAGCAAAACCTATGAGAAGCTGATAACTTCTATTGAAGATCATCCTAGCAAAGCAGTGTTGAAGTCCTTCTTGGCTAAAATTTACCAGAGGCAGAAATAG